In a genomic window of Mucilaginibacter sp. KACC 22063:
- a CDS encoding BamA/TamA family outer membrane protein encodes MHLKNNLRKICLALTAITINSLCVNAQKITGDSITVAVEPEYNHVTKAHRVLFGENYRKLWDTPVKLKIFHISTEQGGLKIVGLGGGKQTRSLKLVDAAGNNFALRTVQKYPERALPANLRKTIVKDILQDEVSTSHPFSALVVPPLAQALSIPHSIPQIVYVADDPALGQYRKEFANKVYLFEQRDPLDVDDTDNTEKTEKKLEDDNDNKVLQKLVLRARLLDMVIGDWDRHEDQWRWVKDKSDTGITYTPIPRDRDKVFYSTSGIFPWFLSHQFLKSQLQPYRGEIRDIDGWNFNARYFDRYFLNQLSIDDWKEQIADVQQKLTDSLFVAAMKRMPPVIYRMSAAPIIAAFKQRRDDLSKYALTYYAFLSHMVDVPATNKQEDFTINESDSGKVAITIRKIKKSGEIDKVIYQRTFDPKVTEEVRLYGLKGKDVFHVSGNTPSPIKVRMIGGPGVDSFYVDKQLNNRNNIYVYDRSDQQNGFPSKADAKLRLGKDTSVNYFNRTAFKYNNTSPLVSLGYNTDNGVTLIGGLLIEKQGFRKEPYASHQTILAGYTVERNAFSFAYVGDFKKALGNNDLNVNITSRGPHNVSNFFGIGNETVFINKDPYDINYYRNRYNTLDADVRMFHTNHDLQLSIGATGQFYYASATENNNHFLRDYEQAHPDQNVFKKRFYAGVIGGLRYDTRNNLTNPTSGVYWNTTLNGVTGISDYAKSYAKLQTEFNFYFNPDQDSVLVIANRIGGGTILGHAEYFQQMAIGGPSTLRGFHTFRFAGRTSVYNNFEVRLKLFNFNSYLFPGTVGLIGFNDMGRVWVPGESSNKWHDGYGGGIYLIPAQALIAQVAVGGSTEGALTYLTLGYRF; translated from the coding sequence ATGCACCTAAAAAACAATCTCAGAAAAATCTGTTTAGCCTTAACGGCAATAACCATCAATTCATTGTGTGTAAACGCACAAAAAATTACAGGTGATAGTATTACTGTTGCAGTTGAACCGGAATACAACCATGTAACCAAAGCACACAGGGTACTTTTCGGCGAGAATTACCGCAAGCTTTGGGACACACCTGTTAAGCTAAAAATATTCCACATCAGCACCGAGCAGGGCGGCCTTAAAATAGTAGGGCTTGGCGGCGGCAAACAAACGCGCTCTTTAAAACTGGTTGATGCAGCAGGTAATAATTTTGCGTTGCGAACTGTACAGAAATACCCTGAAAGGGCATTGCCTGCTAACCTGCGCAAAACTATAGTAAAAGACATTTTGCAGGACGAGGTTTCCACGTCGCATCCATTTTCTGCATTGGTGGTCCCCCCACTTGCACAAGCATTAAGCATTCCGCATAGTATACCACAGATTGTTTACGTTGCCGATGACCCGGCACTTGGCCAATACAGAAAAGAGTTTGCCAACAAGGTTTATCTTTTTGAGCAGCGCGACCCACTTGATGTTGATGATACCGACAACACTGAAAAAACCGAGAAAAAACTGGAAGACGATAACGATAATAAAGTTCTACAAAAGCTGGTACTGCGTGCCCGCCTGCTGGATATGGTTATTGGCGACTGGGACAGGCACGAAGACCAATGGCGTTGGGTGAAAGATAAAAGCGATACCGGTATTACGTATACGCCTATTCCGCGCGACCGTGATAAGGTATTTTATTCAACCTCGGGTATATTCCCTTGGTTTTTATCGCATCAGTTTTTAAAATCACAGTTACAACCTTACCGTGGCGAGATACGGGATATTGACGGCTGGAATTTCAACGCCAGGTATTTCGACAGGTATTTCCTTAACCAGTTAAGCATAGACGACTGGAAAGAGCAGATTGCAGACGTTCAGCAAAAACTAACTGACAGCCTTTTTGTAGCAGCCATGAAACGTATGCCACCTGTAATTTACAGGATGTCGGCAGCGCCTATTATTGCAGCATTTAAACAACGTCGCGACGATTTAAGCAAGTACGCTTTAACATACTATGCTTTCCTGTCGCACATGGTTGATGTACCTGCAACTAACAAACAGGAAGATTTCACCATTAACGAAAGCGATAGCGGTAAAGTAGCCATCACCATAAGAAAGATCAAAAAAAGCGGTGAGATTGATAAGGTGATCTATCAGCGCACATTTGATCCGAAGGTAACAGAAGAAGTACGCCTTTATGGCTTAAAGGGCAAAGATGTTTTTCATGTAAGCGGCAATACGCCTTCGCCAATTAAAGTTAGAATGATAGGCGGGCCTGGTGTGGATAGTTTTTATGTGGATAAGCAGCTGAACAACCGCAATAATATATATGTCTATGACCGGTCTGACCAACAAAACGGGTTCCCTTCAAAAGCCGATGCCAAACTGCGCCTGGGTAAAGATACCTCTGTCAATTACTTTAACCGTACGGCATTTAAATATAATAACACATCGCCATTGGTATCATTAGGCTATAACACGGATAATGGCGTTACACTAATTGGCGGTTTACTTATCGAAAAGCAGGGCTTCCGTAAAGAACCATATGCTTCGCACCAAACTATTCTGGCAGGATATACTGTTGAACGGAATGCCTTTTCTTTTGCCTATGTAGGCGACTTTAAAAAAGCTTTAGGCAACAACGACTTGAACGTCAACATTACATCGCGCGGCCCTCACAATGTGAGCAACTTCTTCGGCATAGGCAACGAGACAGTTTTCATTAACAAAGACCCTTACGATATCAATTACTATCGTAATCGCTACAACACGCTCGATGCAGATGTCAGGATGTTCCATACTAACCATGATCTTCAGTTGAGTATTGGCGCAACAGGTCAATTCTACTATGCATCTGCAACCGAAAACAATAACCACTTTTTAAGAGATTACGAACAGGCTCACCCGGACCAGAACGTATTTAAAAAACGTTTTTATGCCGGCGTAATTGGCGGCTTAAGATATGATACCCGTAATAACCTTACCAACCCTACATCGGGCGTATACTGGAACACGACACTTAACGGGGTAACCGGCATCAGTGATTATGCAAAATCTTACGCTAAACTGCAAACCGAATTTAACTTTTATTTTAACCCCGATCAGGATTCTGTATTGGTTATTGCCAACCGTATTGGCGGCGGTACTATTTTAGGCCATGCCGAATATTTTCAGCAAATGGCCATAGGCGGCCCATCAACCCTACGCGGTTTTCACACCTTTCGCTTTGCGGGCAGAACATCTGTTTACAACAATTTCGAAGTACGCTTAAAGCTGTTCAACTTCAACTCATATCTATTCCCCGGCACCGTTGGGTTAATTGGGTTTAATGATATGGGACGTGTTTGGGTACCAGGCGAATCGTCAAACAAATGGCATGACGGCTACGGCGGGGGCATATACCTGATACCTGCACAAGCGCTTATTGCACAGGTTGCCGTGGGCGGCTCAACAGAGGGTGCGCTTACTTACTTAACATTGGGCTACCGTTTTTAA
- a CDS encoding DUF6600 domain-containing protein — protein sequence MKRLTQIFCLSMLLFGALLIMPEKSRAQGGAITFQDFYDQLQPYGTWVDDPDYGDVWIPDVDEDFRPYATNGHWVLTEYGNTWVSDYEWGWAPFHYGRWRFDDYYGWEWIPGYEWAPAWVSWRSSNDYYGWAPLSPGIDVEASFGYNAPDFYWTFAPSAYITSPSIYNYYVPRTRVVNIIRNTTYIRNVYVNNNYRYIAGPRRDDIQRRVGRPINVYRVNDAGRPGRPALGNNAVTIYRPSVGRQPNARPANIINANDYRSRNPNNRIAVPSRDGYINRQNAERLAQEARNAQQNNQNNNRQSRGNIPNNVGRPDANRAQQQQQQGQPQQGQQWQQRRNQQQNDQNAQRNQQLEQQRQQRVLQDNQQGQQPQQQPQPQVQQWQQRRDQRNQQQDQQRQQQMQQQEQQRQQQMQQQRQQQMQQQEQQRQQQMQQQRQQQMQQQDQQRQQQMQQQRQQQMQQQEQQRQQQMQQQRQQQMQQQDQQRQQQMQQQRQQQMQQQDQQRQQQMQQQRQQQMQQQRQQQQQQQQQQQQPQPQPQQHQRDQRERPERP from the coding sequence ATGAAAAGATTAACTCAAATATTTTGCCTTAGCATGCTGCTGTTTGGCGCATTGCTGATAATGCCCGAAAAAAGTAGGGCCCAGGGAGGCGCTATCACTTTTCAGGATTTTTACGACCAGTTACAACCATACGGTACCTGGGTTGATGATCCTGACTATGGTGATGTATGGATACCTGATGTAGACGAAGATTTCAGGCCTTATGCCACTAACGGGCATTGGGTGCTTACAGAATATGGTAATACTTGGGTATCAGACTATGAATGGGGCTGGGCGCCGTTCCACTATGGCCGCTGGCGTTTCGACGATTATTACGGCTGGGAATGGATACCAGGTTACGAATGGGCACCGGCATGGGTGAGCTGGCGCAGCAGTAACGACTATTATGGCTGGGCACCATTATCTCCGGGTATTGATGTTGAAGCAAGCTTTGGGTATAACGCGCCAGATTTTTACTGGACCTTCGCTCCATCAGCATATATAACCAGTCCTTCAATTTATAATTACTATGTGCCGCGTACACGTGTGGTAAACATTATCCGTAATACTACTTATATCCGTAACGTTTACGTTAATAACAACTACCGCTATATAGCAGGCCCACGCCGTGATGATATACAGCGCAGGGTAGGCAGGCCAATAAATGTTTATCGTGTTAATGATGCAGGCAGGCCAGGCCGACCAGCCTTAGGTAATAATGCTGTAACTATTTACAGGCCAAGCGTTGGCCGCCAGCCTAATGCGCGCCCTGCAAACATTATTAATGCTAACGATTACCGCAGCCGTAACCCTAATAACAGGATTGCCGTACCAAGCCGCGACGGTTACATTAACCGCCAAAATGCCGAGCGTTTAGCACAGGAAGCCCGTAATGCGCAGCAAAATAACCAGAACAATAACAGGCAGAGCCGTGGCAATATCCCTAATAACGTGGGCAGGCCAGATGCTAACCGCGCGCAACAGCAGCAACAACAAGGCCAGCCGCAGCAAGGACAACAGTGGCAGCAAAGACGTAATCAGCAACAAAACGATCAGAATGCGCAGCGTAACCAGCAGTTAGAACAGCAACGCCAACAACGTGTATTGCAAGATAACCAGCAGGGCCAACAACCACAACAGCAGCCACAGCCACAAGTTCAGCAATGGCAGCAAAGACGTGATCAACGAAATCAGCAGCAAGACCAGCAACGTCAACAGCAGATGCAACAGCAAGAACAGCAGCGTCAGCAACAAATGCAGCAACAACGCCAACAGCAGATGCAACAGCAAGAACAGCAGCGTCAGCAACAAATGCAGCAACAACGCCAACAGCAGATGCAGCAGCAAGACCAGCAGCGCCAGCAGCAAATGCAGCAACAACGTCAACAGCAGATGCAGCAGCAAGAACAGCAGCGTCAGCAACAAATGCAGCAACAACGTCAACAGCAGATGCAGCAACAGGACCAGCAGCGCCAGCAGCAAATGCAGCAACAACGCCAACAGCAGATGCAGCAACAGGATCAGCAGCGTCAACAGCAGATGCAGCAACAACGCCAGCAACAGATGCAACAGCAACGTCAGCAGCAACAACAACAACAACAACAACAACAACAGCCGCAGCCGCAACCACAGCAGCATCAAAGGGATCAGCGCGAAAGGCCTGAACGTCCTTAA
- a CDS encoding DUF6326 family protein: protein MSTSSTTNTLQDFKINVKLKLSALWTAVMFCYIYGDFFSLFVPGRIKGLMNGHTGAGETTPLVLLMYAILLSIPPFMIFLSLMLKAAINRLVNLAIGALFTVVMLLVVSASIDQWMIFYIYLGIIEVIITCMIIRQAWLWPKVEGDKLQ, encoded by the coding sequence ATGAGTACAAGTTCTACAACCAACACCCTACAGGATTTTAAGATCAATGTAAAGCTTAAACTATCAGCGCTGTGGACAGCGGTAATGTTCTGTTATATCTATGGTGATTTCTTTTCCTTATTTGTACCGGGGCGCATTAAGGGTTTAATGAACGGGCACACTGGTGCAGGCGAAACCACACCATTAGTATTGCTCATGTACGCGATTCTTCTATCTATACCGCCTTTTATGATATTCTTGTCGTTAATGCTGAAGGCTGCGATTAACCGGCTGGTCAACCTGGCAATAGGGGCATTATTCACCGTAGTCATGCTGTTAGTTGTTAGTGCATCGATTGATCAATGGATGATCTTTTATATCTACTTAGGAATAATAGAGGTGATCATTACTTGTATGATTATTCGTCAGGCATGGCTTTGGCCTAAAGTTGAAGGCGATAAGCTTCAATAA
- a CDS encoding 3-oxoacyl-ACP synthase, whose product MNTIKELLHAQCVNAIQQRIANAQQGIDEAKQASENETKSSAGDKYETGRAMMQQENDRNTALLLEAKKQMAALNQIGTTANTSGVADTGSLVITDQGSFYMAVGAGNIVIEGKTYIAISVASPIGLRLKGKTKGDQFDFNGRKYNLTDIL is encoded by the coding sequence ATGAATACCATTAAAGAATTATTGCATGCGCAATGCGTAAATGCTATACAGCAGCGTATAGCTAACGCACAGCAGGGAATTGACGAAGCGAAGCAGGCATCTGAAAACGAAACCAAAAGCAGTGCGGGCGACAAGTACGAAACCGGCCGCGCCATGATGCAGCAGGAAAACGACCGTAATACCGCGTTATTACTTGAAGCCAAAAAGCAAATGGCCGCTTTAAATCAGATCGGCACTACTGCAAATACATCGGGTGTAGCAGATACAGGCAGCCTGGTAATTACCGATCAGGGTAGTTTTTATATGGCCGTTGGCGCAGGTAATATTGTTATTGAAGGTAAAACCTATATTGCCATCTCTGTAGCTTCGCCAATCGGGTTGCGGTTAAAGGGGAAAACAAAGGGAGATCAGTTCGATTTCAACGGACGTAAATACAACTTAACAGATATATTGTAA
- a CDS encoding thioredoxin family protein — translation MKIFLRSIAVFVIVAGIAFYAISKNASRKSAAPGLIFIENSWPEALKQASVKHKYIFVDAYATWCGPCKMMRSTTFKDKRVIEFFNKNFINAALDMEKGQGPQLAQAWQLQAYPTLYVFDEQGKPVLYAVGYIDANELLKFGQAALKKKN, via the coding sequence ATGAAAATTTTTCTGAGATCAATAGCAGTGTTTGTGATTGTTGCCGGTATTGCGTTTTATGCTATCAGTAAAAATGCATCGCGTAAATCAGCAGCGCCGGGTTTAATTTTTATAGAAAATTCATGGCCGGAAGCTTTGAAACAGGCTTCTGTTAAACATAAATATATTTTTGTTGATGCTTATGCCACTTGGTGCGGCCCATGTAAAATGATGCGGTCAACCACGTTTAAAGATAAACGGGTGATTGAATTTTTCAATAAAAACTTTATTAATGCAGCCCTTGATATGGAAAAAGGGCAGGGGCCACAACTGGCGCAGGCCTGGCAACTACAGGCTTACCCAACATTATATGTATTTGACGAGCAAGGCAAGCCTGTGCTTTATGCCGTAGGCTATATTGATGCCAATGAACTGCTTAAGTTTGGGCAGGCAGCCTTAAAAAAGAAAAACTAA
- a CDS encoding phosphatase PAP2 family protein, which translates to MIKPVYFKLRVLVLPFLLLLSAHVHSQSMDAKLLNKLNPNTTHVNPTWDFVSNSIQPLSVAAPVTMLTVALITKDADLKQNAFRTGEALLINALVTTGMKNSFQRTRPFNAYPGMITLQGTAAGYSFPSGHTSNAFALATSLTLSFNKKWYVAVPAYGFAAATAYSRMYRGAHYPTDVLGGMIVGTGTSYLTWKLQKLFLRRSRVGLTVPHP; encoded by the coding sequence ATGATTAAACCTGTTTATTTTAAACTGCGGGTATTAGTATTACCTTTTTTGTTGTTATTGTCGGCTCATGTGCATTCGCAAAGTATGGATGCCAAATTGCTGAACAAGCTTAACCCAAACACTACCCACGTTAACCCCACCTGGGACTTTGTTTCAAATAGTATTCAGCCCTTATCGGTGGCTGCCCCGGTAACTATGCTTACTGTTGCTTTAATTACTAAAGATGCTGATCTTAAACAAAATGCTTTCAGAACCGGCGAAGCCCTGCTGATTAATGCCCTGGTAACAACCGGCATGAAAAACTCCTTTCAGCGTACCCGGCCTTTTAACGCTTATCCGGGTATGATAACATTGCAAGGTACGGCGGCAGGTTATTCGTTCCCATCGGGGCATACCTCAAATGCTTTTGCGCTGGCCACATCATTAACGCTGTCATTTAACAAAAAATGGTATGTAGCGGTGCCTGCTTATGGATTTGCGGCTGCCACGGCATATTCGCGTATGTATCGCGGTGCACATTACCCAACCGATGTACTCGGCGGAATGATAGTTGGCACAGGCACATCTTACCTTACCTGGAAGCTGCAAAAATTATTTTTGCGCAGGAGCAGGGTAGGGCTAACCGTTCCTCATCCCTAA
- a CDS encoding helix-turn-helix transcriptional regulator translates to MNRIDRISAILIQLQSRRTVKASEIAERFNISLRTVYRDIKTLEEAGVPLIGEAGIGYSLVEGYRLPPVMFTRDEVASFITAEKMAEKLTDNINGASYRSAMFKIRSVLRNTDKDYLESIENRIAVVQGRRPQLLKVNPLQDILQAIAEKRVLCISYRAAYNKTLTERFVEPIGVFFLEGNWHLIAWCQLREDYRDFRFDRMEDLLCTDGTFDQVHPPLSEHLKDLYKEADVINIVILVNHKAAPYIGEQRYYNGFTHEIEYPDNVEMHFMTRSLEGFARWLLMFGDQATIVHPPELKEKLKVLIKDISQNL, encoded by the coding sequence ATGAACCGCATTGACCGTATTTCAGCTATTCTGATACAACTGCAATCGCGCAGAACTGTAAAAGCGTCTGAAATTGCAGAGCGGTTCAATATCAGCCTGCGCACCGTATACCGTGATATTAAAACGCTGGAAGAAGCCGGTGTACCATTGATAGGCGAAGCTGGAATCGGTTATTCATTGGTGGAAGGTTACCGCCTGCCGCCTGTTATGTTTACCCGCGATGAAGTAGCTTCTTTTATCACCGCCGAAAAAATGGCAGAAAAGCTAACTGATAACATTAACGGGGCAAGCTATCGTTCGGCCATGTTTAAAATACGGTCTGTACTGCGTAATACCGATAAAGATTATCTCGAAAGCATAGAGAACCGCATAGCCGTTGTACAAGGCCGGAGGCCACAATTACTTAAAGTAAACCCGCTTCAGGATATTTTACAAGCCATTGCCGAAAAGCGTGTGCTTTGTATCAGCTACCGCGCAGCATATAACAAAACCCTTACCGAGCGTTTCGTTGAACCCATTGGTGTATTTTTCCTGGAAGGTAACTGGCACCTTATTGCCTGGTGCCAGCTACGTGAAGATTACCGCGATTTTAGATTCGACAGGATGGAAGATTTGTTATGCACAGACGGTACATTTGATCAGGTCCATCCACCATTAAGTGAACACCTTAAAGATCTTTACAAAGAAGCCGATGTGATCAATATCGTTATACTGGTGAATCACAAGGCAGCCCCTTATATCGGAGAGCAGCGCTATTATAACGGCTTTACTCATGAAATTGAATACCCGGATAATGTGGAAATGCATTTTATGACACGCTCGCTGGAAGGTTTTGCCCGCTGGCTGCTCATGTTTGGCGATCAGGCAACAATAGTACACCCACCCGAACTGAAAGAAAAACTGAAAGTCTTGATAAAAGATATCTCACAAAACTTGTAA
- a CDS encoding DinB family protein, producing MMSLIEIFKKELEAEAVVTRKMLERVPTELFDWQPHEKSMTMRRLATHIADLPNWTTMGLTTDGLDFQSNNWKEEVVNNTAELLDYFERSLNSARKSLNEASEDVLDQEWVLRNGDQILYTSTKAETVRMSFNQTVHHRAQLGVYLRLNNIPIPATYGPSADEH from the coding sequence ATGATGTCACTAATTGAAATCTTCAAAAAAGAGTTGGAAGCCGAAGCTGTAGTAACCCGTAAAATGCTAGAGCGTGTACCTACAGAACTGTTCGACTGGCAACCACACGAAAAAAGCATGACCATGCGCCGCCTGGCAACGCACATTGCCGACTTGCCCAACTGGACTACGATGGGCCTAACCACTGATGGGCTTGATTTTCAAAGCAACAACTGGAAAGAAGAAGTTGTAAATAACACCGCAGAGTTGCTTGATTACTTTGAACGTAGCCTTAACAGCGCGCGCAAAAGCCTGAACGAGGCATCAGAAGATGTATTAGACCAGGAATGGGTTTTGCGTAACGGCGACCAGATATTGTATACATCCACTAAAGCAGAAACGGTAAGGATGTCTTTCAATCAAACGGTACATCACCGCGCACAATTAGGTGTTTACCTGCGACTTAATAATATTCCTATTCCTGCTACTTATGGTCCAAGCGCCGACGAGCATTAA
- a CDS encoding GAF domain-containing protein, with protein MQVNIFNIDDYLNSNELVDYAFSFRVFIEDLKQRIDNGKTFKAEFYRFILARLEKNEAIQKTLSVEEAMQHVDALELIYTVLSPPIADETEFYWGIGTPIPGSVLYGTDAYKEFTESYLKDKDAIVYQGGNHFTSRLKNYVYRLVLQKLYHISFDANNDTLYTDASAANGLERYYQIHLDTTYVEIIAKSKLPELKPELIEQFLHQGAGCEVFEELMPLEMFRIEGFSVITVEEITIEQSINNIRLALVNDAQDQNELYEKVTHALQTLTGNSDIEFGLLPFLRVNGNLVYDTKECFSSVLVKSSIQQSIAEETYNALVTQYMKNPRAIFFNEINDYNVESHFYLKALKQAGIVSYAILPVYYNRKLAGVMEIYSKKAAIPFEKLISKLEAAVPLLSQLLHNSAERFNNRIETVIKDKFTTLQNSVEWKFNEAAWNYIKSRHNNENRIIDTVGFKDVYPLYGAIDIRNSTNERNLALKNDLTYLLNKLIETLRQTDGLNKDAPHVKLITQCNDWISKLEKQVSDNDETSIKTFLQAKVYPTFDYLKENFEQTGPIIKAYFDEADENKGEGFLYRRNLEQSITLINTALNNYFEKAQYDLQEIYPCYFEKFRTDGVEYDIFTGQALAPEKPFDEAMLQLFRKWQLSSMIDIVRITSKLTGIMKCVLQTTQLIFIHSGQIDICFRKDERRFDVEGAYNIRYEVVKKRIDKVHIKDTDERLTQPGKIALVYSTESEADYFLESIREFQSKGLLAKEIERYDLEELQGVTGLKAIRLSVIT; from the coding sequence ATGCAAGTCAATATTTTTAACATTGATGACTATTTGAACAGTAACGAACTGGTTGATTATGCCTTTTCGTTCCGTGTTTTTATTGAAGATCTAAAACAACGCATAGATAACGGTAAAACCTTTAAAGCAGAATTTTATCGCTTTATTTTGGCAAGGCTCGAAAAAAATGAAGCCATACAAAAAACGCTTTCAGTTGAAGAGGCTATGCAGCATGTTGATGCGCTGGAGCTAATCTATACGGTACTCTCTCCACCTATTGCCGACGAAACGGAGTTTTATTGGGGAATAGGCACGCCTATACCCGGCAGTGTATTATATGGTACCGATGCTTATAAGGAATTTACAGAAAGCTATCTTAAGGATAAAGATGCCATTGTATACCAGGGAGGTAACCATTTTACCAGCCGACTTAAAAACTACGTTTACCGGCTAGTGTTGCAAAAGCTGTATCACATTTCTTTTGATGCCAATAACGACACATTATATACAGATGCCTCGGCTGCTAACGGACTGGAACGTTATTACCAGATACATCTGGATACAACCTATGTGGAGATCATCGCTAAGTCAAAGCTACCGGAGTTGAAACCCGAACTTATTGAGCAGTTTCTGCACCAGGGAGCAGGCTGTGAGGTATTTGAGGAATTAATGCCTTTAGAAATGTTCAGGATAGAAGGCTTTTCGGTAATTACGGTTGAGGAAATTACCATAGAGCAATCTATAAATAACATTAGGCTGGCTTTGGTAAATGATGCCCAGGATCAGAACGAGCTTTACGAAAAGGTGACCCATGCACTACAAACCCTTACCGGCAACAGCGATATCGAATTTGGCTTACTGCCGTTTTTACGCGTTAACGGTAATTTGGTTTATGATACAAAAGAATGCTTTAGCAGTGTGCTCGTTAAATCATCTATACAGCAAAGTATTGCTGAAGAAACTTACAATGCGCTGGTAACACAGTACATGAAAAACCCGCGCGCCATATTTTTTAATGAAATAAACGATTATAACGTTGAAAGCCATTTTTACCTGAAAGCGTTAAAACAGGCAGGTATTGTTTCATACGCCATACTACCCGTTTATTACAACCGCAAACTGGCCGGGGTAATGGAAATTTATTCGAAAAAGGCGGCTATCCCTTTTGAAAAACTGATCTCCAAACTCGAGGCGGCAGTTCCGTTGTTATCTCAACTGTTACATAATAGCGCCGAAAGATTTAACAACCGTATAGAGACCGTTATTAAAGATAAGTTTACCACCCTGCAAAACTCGGTAGAGTGGAAGTTTAACGAAGCCGCATGGAACTATATTAAAAGCAGGCACAATAACGAGAATAGGATCATTGACACGGTTGGCTTTAAAGACGTATACCCGCTTTATGGTGCCATAGATATCCGCAACTCAACCAACGAGCGCAACCTCGCCTTAAAAAACGACCTTACTTATCTGCTGAACAAGCTGATAGAAACGCTTAGGCAAACAGACGGGCTTAATAAAGATGCACCTCATGTTAAGCTGATCACGCAGTGTAACGATTGGATCTCAAAACTCGAAAAGCAGGTTTCGGATAATGACGAAACAAGCATTAAAACCTTTTTACAAGCTAAAGTATATCCCACTTTTGATTACCTGAAAGAAAATTTCGAACAAACTGGCCCTATTATTAAGGCATACTTTGATGAGGCTGATGAAAATAAAGGTGAAGGCTTTTTATACCGTCGTAACCTGGAGCAATCCATAACCCTGATCAACACGGCGCTGAACAATTACTTTGAGAAGGCGCAATATGATTTGCAGGAAATTTATCCTTGCTACTTTGAAAAATTCAGGACGGATGGTGTGGAGTATGATATTTTTACCGGGCAGGCTTTAGCACCCGAAAAGCCTTTTGACGAAGCCATGCTGCAGCTGTTCAGAAAATGGCAGTTAAGCTCAATGATTGATATTGTGCGCATTACCAGCAAACTTACCGGCATTATGAAATGTGTGCTGCAAACTACGCAGCTCATATTTATACATTCGGGCCAGATAGATATTTGTTTCCGTAAAGACGAGCGCCGTTTTGATGTGGAGGGTGCTTACAACATCCGTTACGAGGTGGTAAAAAAGCGCATCGACAAAGTACATATCAAAGACACCGATGAACGCCTTACACAACCTGGCAAAATAGCACTTGTATATTCAACTGAAAGTGAAGCTGATTACTTTTTAGAAAGCATCCGTGAGTTTCAGAGCAAGGGCTTATTAGCTAAGGAAATTGAGCGTTACGATTTGGAAGAATTACAAGGAGTTACAGGGCTTAAGGCCATACGGCTAAGTGTAATTACTTAG